From Nicotiana tabacum cultivar K326 chromosome 22, ASM71507v2, whole genome shotgun sequence, one genomic window encodes:
- the LOC107802907 gene encoding uncharacterized protein LOC107802907 has protein sequence MKTVAVALLVALVVVVQVNIGHTFASTVPSFLWSPHQHGVASSEAVNYRTLSLKDLAKSVMAEGGWSDLLCSGKEAGQHLDLAFVFVGKQLQSVDIARPKNANSELVDLLKVSVAKSNFSLAFPYIDASEERESVESSLISEFTNTCGHGLEASNIAFSESCSVEGESFEKLTDVLSVQNYLLSRISKQSKGQPNLIVLCDQGHRTLGGAEEQTSEGEVLSELLSYVENLGAKYTALYVSDPFRSIQFPSHREVERFLAEGTHGNKSLNGCDGVCQIKSSFLEGIFVAIVLLIILISGLCCMMGIDTPTRFEAPTDS, from the exons ATGAAAACTGTTGCGGTGGCATTGCTGGTTGCTTTAGTGGTTGTAGTTCAAGTCAATATCGGACATACTTTCGCATCTACAGTTCCTTCGTTTCTTTGGTCACCTCATCAACATGG AGTTGCCTCAAGTGAAGCTGTCAACTACAGAACCCTTTCACTGAAGGATTTAGCCAAGTCTGTTATGGCTGAGGGTGGTTGGTCGGACTTGCTG TGCTCAGGAAAAGAAGCTGGACAGCATCTGGATCTTGCATTTGTTTTTGTTGGGAAACAG CTGCAATCTGTGGATATTGCTAGACCCAAAAATGCCAATTCCGAGCTTGTGGACTTGCTGAAG GTCTCTGTTGCAAAGTCCAACTTTTCTTTGGCTTTCCCCTACATTGATGCATCAGAGGAGAGAGAATCAGTGGAAAGCTCTTTGATTTCAGAATTTACCAACACATGTGGGCATGGTCTTGAGGCCAGCAACATTGCTTTCTCGGAGTCATGCTCTGTGGAGGGTGAAAGTTTCGAGAAGCTTACCGATGTCCTTTCAGTTCAG AACTACCTGCTATCAAGGATCTCTAAACAATCCAAAGGGCAGCCAAATTTGATTGTTCTCTGCGACCAAGGTCACCGTACTCTGGGAGGGGCTGAAGAACAAacctccgaag GAGAAGTTTTATCTGAACTACTCAGTTACGTGGAGAATCTGGGAGCAAAATACACTGCACTGTATGTATCAGATCCATTTAGGTCAATTCAGTTCCCCTCTCATAGGGAGGTAGAAAGATTTCTAGCTGAAGGTACTCATGGAAATAAATCACTTAATGGCTGTGATGGAGTTTGCCAAATTAAATCCTCATTTTTGGAAGGCATATTTGTG GCAATTGTTTTGCTTATAATTTTGATATCCGGTCTTTGCTGCATGATGGGAATCGACACTCCTACAAGGTTTGAAGCCCCTACAGATTCGTAA